In the genome of Spirochaetia bacterium, one region contains:
- a CDS encoding amino acid ABC transporter ATP-binding protein: MISFEHLNMRYGDLEVLKDITLSLAEGSKTVIIGPSGSGKSTMLRCMNLFERPQKGKVIVDGVDLMNLKSKQLCQVRQSMGMVFQSFNLYPHLTVLDNLTLACRILKKEKKEQAEKRAMQHLEAVGLAEKRDSYPSQLSGGQQQRVAIARALTMEPKVLLFDEPTSALDPEMISEVLDIMQKVAQQNITMVVVTHEMGFASNIADRVLFLDQGVISEDGTPEEVFNHPKHERTKQFLSKILKSA; this comes from the coding sequence ATTATCAGTTTTGAACACTTGAATATGCGTTATGGAGACTTGGAAGTACTCAAGGATATTACGCTCTCTTTGGCAGAGGGCTCAAAAACTGTCATTATCGGACCTTCAGGATCTGGGAAAAGTACAATGCTCCGTTGCATGAATCTCTTTGAAAGGCCACAGAAGGGAAAGGTAATCGTCGATGGTGTCGATCTGATGAACCTGAAATCAAAACAATTATGCCAAGTAAGACAATCAATGGGAATGGTATTTCAATCCTTCAACCTTTACCCACACCTGACTGTATTGGATAACTTGACCCTTGCATGCAGGATTTTGAAAAAAGAAAAAAAGGAACAGGCAGAAAAACGGGCCATGCAACATCTTGAAGCCGTTGGATTGGCTGAGAAAAGGGACAGTTATCCTTCCCAGCTTTCAGGAGGACAACAGCAAAGGGTCGCCATTGCAAGAGCACTGACTATGGAACCTAAAGTACTGTTATTCGACGAACCGACCAGTGCGTTGGATCCTGAAATGATCAGTGAAGTGCTGGATATCATGCAGAAGGTTGCACAACAGAACATCACAATGGTTGTGGTAACCCATGAAATGGGTTTTGCCTCAAATATTGCAGATAGGGTCCTTTTCTTGGATCAGGGTGTCATATCTGAAGATGGAACCCCTGAAGAAGTTTTTAATCATCCAAAGCATGAAAGGACAAAACAGTTCCTGTCAAAGATTCTTAAAAGCGCGTAG
- a CDS encoding transporter substrate-binding domain-containing protein encodes MKKIIAIGAMALLSAVALFANGTTETAPKTEVDKIKARGVFTVGCKEDVPNFGYKNIQTGKVEGFEIDLANKIGEKILGPNPKIDFVGVTAKTRGPLLDTGELDAVVATFTVTDERRKSWDFSDIYYVDSVAVMVKKSNGFKSFKDLDGKTIGVAQSSTTKKSLEAEAQKEGITLKYSEFATYPEIKVALDSGRIDAFSVDLSILAGYMEDSCMLLPERFAPQQYGAAVKKGNAALLKVINDTIEELKASGELDKMQENWHLK; translated from the coding sequence ATGAAAAAAATCATTGCAATCGGAGCGATGGCTCTGCTGTCAGCAGTAGCACTTTTTGCAAACGGAACAACCGAAACAGCACCAAAAACCGAAGTTGACAAAATCAAGGCCAGGGGCGTCTTTACTGTCGGGTGTAAGGAAGATGTACCTAATTTCGGATATAAGAATATCCAGACCGGCAAGGTAGAAGGATTTGAAATAGACTTGGCAAACAAGATCGGTGAAAAGATTCTTGGGCCAAATCCAAAGATTGATTTTGTCGGAGTTACAGCAAAAACGAGAGGGCCTTTGCTTGATACAGGTGAACTCGATGCAGTCGTAGCAACTTTCACGGTGACCGATGAAAGAAGGAAAAGCTGGGATTTCTCTGATATCTATTATGTCGATTCCGTTGCAGTCATGGTAAAGAAAAGCAATGGATTTAAATCCTTCAAGGATCTTGATGGAAAAACAATAGGTGTTGCCCAATCCTCAACGACCAAGAAAAGCTTGGAAGCAGAAGCACAGAAAGAAGGCATTACACTCAAGTATAGCGAATTTGCCACATATCCTGAAATCAAAGTTGCCCTTGACTCTGGAAGAATTGATGCCTTCAGCGTTGATCTTTCGATCCTTGCAGGTTATATGGAAGATTCCTGTATGTTGCTTCCAGAACGTTTTGCACCCCAGCAGTATGGTGCAGCTGTCAAGAAGGGTAATGCAGCATTGCTGAAAGTAATCAATGATACAATCGAGGAACTCAAAGCAAGCGGAGAATTGGACAAGATGCAGGAAAACTGGCATCTCAAATAA
- a CDS encoding amino acid ABC transporter permease translates to MFRLWMWQELFAHFDIFLSGFAKTILISVLALLLTFAIGILVGLLRVSGKKAVKTICQGYISFFQNTPLVVQVFFFYNVLPRLGIMLSPFILGCISLGLYTGAFAASIVEAAIQAVPIGQMEAAASQGFPFLTAMRLIILPQALKIAMPPMANQSVNLIKNSSVLALIAGGELMYRSDSFAADASIYGPTFIVVGVLYLIICLPLSTYARNMEERLKKGAAK, encoded by the coding sequence ATGTTCAGACTTTGGATGTGGCAAGAACTCTTTGCCCACTTCGATATATTTTTGTCAGGCTTTGCCAAGACCATCTTGATTTCTGTCTTGGCATTGCTATTGACCTTTGCCATCGGGATTCTGGTAGGACTACTGAGAGTAAGCGGCAAGAAAGCTGTCAAAACTATCTGCCAAGGCTATATCAGTTTCTTCCAGAATACCCCGTTGGTCGTACAGGTATTCTTTTTTTACAATGTACTACCTAGGTTGGGCATCATGCTCTCACCTTTTATTCTTGGATGCATTTCCCTAGGACTGTACACAGGTGCTTTTGCTGCTTCTATCGTTGAAGCAGCAATCCAAGCTGTTCCCATAGGACAGATGGAAGCGGCGGCCTCGCAGGGGTTTCCTTTTCTCACTGCAATGCGATTGATAATCCTTCCGCAGGCTCTCAAGATTGCCATGCCTCCGATGGCAAACCAGTCTGTAAACTTGATCAAGAATTCTTCAGTTTTGGCGCTTATAGCCGGTGGAGAACTTATGTACAGATCTGACAGTTTTGCAGCTGATGCATCAATTTATGGCCCTACTTTCATTGTAGTCGGTGTTCTTTATCTGATTATCTGCCTACCTTTATCCACTTATGCACGGAACATGGAAGAGCGGCTCAAAAAGGGAGCAGCAAAATGA
- a CDS encoding amino acid ABC transporter permease, with translation MNLFSPYTLPEVLIFLLKGLRMTLFIAGISIGLSFVFGAILGIGRQMGKGIFHKICALYIECVRNMPLLLYILAFRFTMPTYIGNYKIQNKPVASAILAMTVFTSAMVAEIIRGGLNSIPKGQWEAAASQGFTRSQTLIHIILPQAVRNILVPMVGQFVTCIKDTSFCAVVGIGELMMNTTIIMGKFKFADQVIVLYAITAFIYYLINILLMHVSQRLFKKPC, from the coding sequence ATGAATCTTTTCTCACCCTATACACTGCCTGAAGTTCTTATATTCCTGCTGAAAGGTCTGCGGATGACTCTTTTCATAGCAGGCATATCCATAGGTTTGTCTTTCGTTTTCGGTGCCATACTCGGAATCGGCAGGCAAATGGGAAAAGGCATCTTCCATAAGATTTGTGCCTTGTATATTGAATGTGTAAGAAACATGCCGCTTCTTCTTTATATTCTTGCATTCAGATTTACGATGCCGACTTATATCGGTAACTATAAGATTCAGAATAAACCGGTTGCCTCGGCAATCCTTGCCATGACAGTCTTCACTTCTGCCATGGTTGCAGAAATTATCAGGGGTGGATTGAATTCAATCCCAAAGGGCCAATGGGAAGCTGCTGCATCACAGGGATTCACAAGAAGTCAGACCTTGATTCATATAATACTACCTCAGGCTGTGCGGAACATCCTCGTCCCCATGGTCGGTCAATTCGTGACCTGTATCAAGGATACATCGTTCTGTGCTGTTGTCGGTATCGGAGAATTGATGATGAACACGACAATCATCATGGGAAAATTCAAGTTCGCAGACCAAGTCATAGTACTTTATGCTATTACAGCTTTTATCTACTATCTGATCAATATACTTCTCATGCATGTTTCACAAAGACTATTCAAGAAACCTTGTTGA
- the eda gene encoding bifunctional 4-hydroxy-2-oxoglutarate aldolase/2-dehydro-3-deoxy-phosphogluconate aldolase encodes MFEDFYQKVHEIGIIPVVKIDDAADAEALAGALIKGGIPAAEVTFRTAAAEEAIRRICKAYPEMLVGAGTVLSVENAAKAIAAGARFIVSPGYDETLVSWCLGKGIPICPGVCTPSDIQKGIAAGLSVLKFFPAEASGGVNMLKNLGGPFPSLKFMPTGGIGLQNVTDYAKAPNVLCVGGSWMVKSDLISSGNWEEITKKSKDAELALQGFSLVHVGINNADEQLASKAAKSFEAFGMVQKIGKSSTFMDDKIELMHTSFYGANGHLGFSCIDVDRSIHYLAQFGFTPRQESIRKDGKGATTVAYLEQEIAGFAIHLVRK; translated from the coding sequence ATGTTTGAAGATTTCTATCAGAAAGTGCATGAAATTGGAATCATTCCTGTTGTCAAGATTGATGATGCAGCAGATGCAGAAGCCTTGGCCGGAGCTTTGATCAAAGGTGGAATCCCTGCTGCAGAAGTTACTTTCCGTACGGCTGCTGCGGAAGAAGCAATACGACGGATCTGTAAAGCTTATCCGGAGATGCTGGTTGGGGCAGGGACAGTACTTTCTGTTGAGAATGCGGCAAAGGCTATCGCAGCCGGTGCTCGCTTCATTGTATCTCCCGGATATGATGAAACACTTGTTTCATGGTGCCTTGGCAAAGGCATACCTATTTGTCCTGGTGTCTGTACGCCCTCTGATATCCAGAAGGGAATTGCTGCAGGATTATCTGTTTTGAAATTTTTCCCTGCAGAGGCAAGCGGCGGGGTCAATATGCTGAAGAATTTGGGAGGACCATTTCCTTCATTGAAGTTCATGCCTACCGGTGGTATCGGACTTCAGAATGTTACCGATTATGCAAAAGCTCCGAACGTACTTTGTGTAGGTGGTTCCTGGATGGTCAAATCTGATTTGATCAGCAGTGGCAACTGGGAAGAAATAACAAAGAAATCCAAGGATGCAGAATTGGCTCTGCAAGGTTTTTCTTTGGTTCATGTCGGAATCAACAATGCAGATGAACAACTTGCATCAAAGGCGGCAAAGAGCTTTGAAGCTTTTGGTATGGTCCAGAAAATCGGCAAATCTTCTACCTTCATGGATGATAAGATTGAATTGATGCATACTTCTTTTTATGGAGCCAACGGACATTTGGGTTTCTCTTGCATTGATGTTGACCGTTCTATCCATTACCTTGCACAGTTTGGGTTTACACCTCGTCAGGAGTCCATCAGGAAAGATGGAAAGGGCGCGACGACGGTAGCATACCTTGAACAGGAAATTGCAGGGTTTGCAATTCATCTGGTCAGGAAATAA
- a CDS encoding sugar kinase — protein sequence MKNEFITFGEIMLRLKSPQHERFFQSPALEATFGGGEANVAVSLAIMGKQVKFVTAVPDNAIGEACIREVRKYNVDTTDIKKQGNRLGIYYLETGANQRASSVVYDRAGSSFSDAEAKDFDFPAIMKNARWFHITGITPAVSQKAADCALAAVKAAKEQDATVSIDLNFRKKLWKYGKDAPSVMRELAKFADVIIANEEDIQKCLGIDAAVDVASGKLDTDVYKQLTKEVKRQFPNVKAVAVTLRESKSADHNGWSAALDGKTGFYLSKHYEITDIIDRVGGGDSFAAGIIYGLSEYGNDEQHAIDFAVAASCLKHSISGDFNLATKQEIEALANGNGSGRVQR from the coding sequence ATGAAAAATGAATTCATTACATTCGGTGAAATCATGCTGAGACTGAAGTCTCCACAGCATGAACGTTTCTTTCAGTCTCCGGCTTTGGAAGCTACTTTTGGTGGCGGGGAAGCAAATGTAGCTGTATCACTTGCAATCATGGGCAAACAGGTAAAGTTTGTTACTGCAGTTCCTGACAATGCAATAGGAGAAGCTTGCATCAGAGAAGTCAGAAAATATAATGTTGATACTACAGACATCAAGAAACAAGGGAATAGACTTGGAATCTACTATCTGGAAACAGGTGCAAATCAAAGAGCAAGCTCTGTCGTCTACGATCGGGCAGGTTCTTCTTTCAGTGATGCTGAAGCAAAAGACTTTGACTTCCCTGCAATCATGAAAAACGCCAGATGGTTCCATATTACAGGAATCACTCCTGCAGTCAGTCAGAAAGCTGCAGATTGTGCCCTTGCCGCAGTCAAAGCTGCAAAAGAACAGGATGCAACAGTTTCAATTGATCTGAACTTTAGGAAAAAACTATGGAAATATGGGAAGGATGCACCATCCGTCATGCGGGAACTTGCAAAATTTGCAGACGTAATCATTGCAAATGAAGAAGATATCCAAAAATGCCTTGGCATTGATGCAGCAGTTGATGTTGCCAGCGGCAAATTGGACACGGACGTCTACAAACAGCTGACAAAAGAAGTCAAACGACAGTTCCCAAATGTCAAGGCTGTGGCAGTGACCCTCAGGGAAAGCAAAAGTGCCGACCATAATGGCTGGAGTGCAGCTCTGGACGGCAAAACAGGATTCTATCTTTCCAAACATTACGAAATTACCGATATCATCGATAGAGTCGGCGGTGGTGACAGCTTTGCTGCCGGAATCATCTATGGCCTGAGTGAATATGGCAATGATGAGCAACACGCAATAGATTTTGCCGTTGCTGCCTCGTGCTTGAAGCACAGCATAAGCGGAGATTTCAATCTTGCAACAAAGCAAGAGATAGAAGCCTTGGCAAACGGCAATGGTTCAGGAAGGGTCCAGCGCTGA
- a CDS encoding HD domain-containing protein, giving the protein MKYIETFKEGEKVKGVYLCKKRISATTKAGKQYEILLLQDKTGTVDAKIWNPGTPAFDDFAPMDYISVLGEVTTFLGSLQFNLLRATKALDNTFDPSDYMPTSEFPIEDMFSQLMQIMDSVKNPYLQQLLKSFFVDDKEFVTEFKVHSAAKSVHHGFRGGLLEHTLGVTKLADTFSTNYPILNRDLLVTGAILHDIGKVEELSQMPENDYTDVGNLLGHLVIGSEMIGNRIKTIEGFPKELGLELQHCILSHHGELEYGSPKKPELAEAVALHFADNVDASMETVKELLRAEPQSGNWMGYQKLFDSNFRKTTTGEK; this is encoded by the coding sequence ATGAAATACATTGAAACCTTCAAGGAAGGTGAAAAAGTCAAAGGCGTATACCTTTGCAAAAAAAGAATTTCTGCAACGACAAAAGCTGGCAAACAGTATGAAATCCTGTTGCTTCAGGACAAAACAGGAACCGTAGATGCAAAGATATGGAATCCAGGGACCCCTGCTTTCGATGATTTTGCCCCAATGGATTATATCAGTGTGCTTGGTGAAGTAACGACATTTCTAGGAAGCCTGCAATTCAATCTGCTCAGGGCAACAAAAGCTCTTGATAATACTTTTGATCCATCAGACTATATGCCGACATCAGAATTTCCGATTGAAGACATGTTCAGTCAATTGATGCAAATCATGGATTCTGTCAAGAATCCGTATCTCCAGCAACTGCTCAAGTCTTTTTTTGTTGATGACAAGGAATTTGTCACAGAATTCAAAGTACATTCTGCAGCAAAATCAGTCCACCATGGTTTCAGGGGTGGTCTCCTTGAACATACCTTAGGTGTAACAAAACTTGCAGACACCTTTTCAACGAACTATCCAATCCTCAATAGGGATTTATTGGTTACGGGAGCAATCCTACACGATATCGGCAAAGTTGAAGAATTGTCCCAGATGCCGGAAAATGACTACACTGATGTAGGTAACTTGCTTGGGCATCTTGTCATCGGTTCTGAAATGATCGGGAACAGAATCAAAACAATTGAAGGTTTCCCAAAAGAGCTGGGACTCGAACTGCAGCACTGCATACTCTCCCATCACGGAGAACTTGAGTATGGTTCACCGAAGAAACCGGAACTGGCTGAAGCCGTAGCGTTGCATTTTGCAGACAATGTAGATGCTTCCATGGAAACGGTCAAAGAACTGCTCAGGGCGGAACCACAGTCTGGCAACTGGATGGGATACCAAAAGCTCTTTGATTCCAACTTCAGAAAAACTACAACAGGCGAAAAGTAA